The Tenrec ecaudatus isolate mTenEca1 chromosome 14, mTenEca1.hap1, whole genome shotgun sequence genome contains a region encoding:
- the CIROP gene encoding ciliated left-right organizer metallopeptidase has protein sequence MADDACRTEGFQGHLRRQTWHHQLSSPHLLILLLLLLLFLRAATSKCLHDEAQKSVNLLRPPLSPPLPNSRSSVPTFPGSRDPQPLRIQPCFIEDPVSDGGWNPEGGEKKEDSRAASAVREATQQIRSILAVPPVQGPLLLNRDLAQYCHAVWGDPDASNYHRCSLLNPGYKGESCLGAKIPDFHLRGYAVWPEQGPPQLVQPDGPGVPNTDFLLYVRVAHTSKCHREPSLIAYAACCQLDSEDRPLAGTLVYCARHLTSASLSHNDLVTATLHELLHVLGFSGQLFKKWKDCPSGPSASGNCSTRQRVTRRDAQGQMLLTTPAVSRRLAQHLGVLGVLQGVPLEEEEGPLSSHWEARLLQGSIMTAAFHGAQRTRLDPITLAAFEDSGWYQVNYSAAQELLWGQGSGPEFGLVAICGTASSDFFCTGSGLGCHYLHLDKGRCSSDATLEGCRMYKPLVNRSECWKKENGFPPGAENPHGEVYQSQSRCFLANLTSQLLSEDTTRHPSVTPPRQEGEPSGRCYLTQCTESGAYKVRVAGSPWVPCLPGKAIQIPGYYGLLSCPRARLCRTNEGANALTSPSTIFSTQDLQLQLSLRLAGPRGPSLGKEQQEELTKEVLQALVSRSGTGRCYFHGPSMNESLVFTVHIWKPPGCQGPPAGMLHRTLTLALQKQLLKVSYGGVSYTIEHRLLATSDTHRPMVPVGLFMGLCLVLILVGTLGTVAYQKRATLQVGPSVPYNLPVCQGTRDPTGGIREV, from the exons ATGGCGGATGACGCGTGCCGGACAGAAGGCTTCCAAGggcacttgagaagacaaa cctggcaccatcagctttcttcaccacatttgcttattcttctgcttt tgctgctgctgttcctGAGGGCCGCCACAAGCAAGTGTTTACATGATGAGGCACAGAAGTCTGTGAACCTCCTCAGGCCCCctttgtccccacccctcccaaatAGCCGCTCTTCCGTTCCCACTTTCCCTGGTTCCCGTGATCCTCAACCCCTTCGAATCCAACCCTGCTTTATTGAAGACCCTGTATCAGACGGAGGCTGGAatcctgagggaggggagaagaaagAAGATTCTCGAGCAGCGAGTGCGGTGAGGGAGGCCACTCAGCAAATCCGCAGTATCTTAGCAG TCCCTCCAGTGCAAGGACCTCTGCTGCTGAACCGAGACCTTGCTCAGTACTGCCACGCTGTCTGGGGAGACCCAGACGCCTCCAACTATCACAG GTGCAGCCTCTTGAATCCAGGGTACAAAGGAGAGAGCTGTCTAGGTGCAAAG ATCCCCGACTTCCATCTCCGTGGTTATGCCGTGTGGCCGGAGCAGGGTCCTCCACAACTGGTCCAGCCAGatgggcctggggtcccaaacacgGATTTTCTTTTGTATGTGCGTGTGGCCCACACTTCCAAATGCCACCGAGAG CCGTCTTTAATAGCTTATGCTGCCTGCTGCCAGCTGGACTCGGAAGACAGGCCTCTTGCTGGTACCTTAGTCTACTGTGCCCGCCATCTCACCAGCGCCAGCCTCAGCCATAATGACCTTGTCACG GCCACCCTACATGAACTGCTGCATGTCCTGGGTTTCTCTGGACAGCTCTTCAAGAAGTGGAAGGACTGCCCCTCAGGACCCAGTG CGAGCGGGAACTGTTCCACAAGGCAAAGGGTGACAAGGCGAGACGCGCAGGGACAGATGCTTCTCACCACCCCCGCGGTGAGCCGTCGCCTGGCCCAGCACTTGGGAGTCCTCGGAGTTCTACAGGGGGTTCCGTTAGAAGAGGAG GAGGGCCCTCTGTCTTCACACTGGGAAGCCCGACTGCTGCAAGGCTCTATAATGACTGCCGCCTTCCATGGCGCCCAGCGCACTCGGCTTGACCCGATCACTCTCGCTGCCTTTGAAGACTCGGGCTGGTACCAAGTCAACTACAGCGCTGCGCAGGAACTGTTGTGGGGCCAGG GATCTGGTCCGGAATTTGGCTTGGTGGCCATATGTGGAACAGCCTCCTCTGACTTCTTCTGTACGGGCAG TGGACTGGGCTGCCACTACCTGCACCTGGACAAGGGTCGCTGCTCCTCAGACGCCACGCTGGAAGGCTGCCGCATGTACAAGCCCTTAGTCAACAGG AGTGAATGCTGGAAGAAGGAAAATGGATTCCCGCCCGGGGCAGAGAACCCTCATGGGGAGGTCTACCAGTCCCAGAGTCGTTGCTTCCTTGCCAACCTCACTTCACAGCTGCTCTCGGAGGACACGACCAGGCATCCCTCTGTGACCCCACCCCGCCAAGAGGGGGAGCCCTCGGGTCGCTGCTACTTAACTCAATGCACGGAGAGCGGAGCATACAAGGTGCGGGTGGCGGGGTCACCCTGGGTCCCTTGCCTTCCAGGAAAGGCTATCCAG ATACCTGGGTACTACGGTCTTCTCTCCTGTCCCCGAGCTCGGCTGTGTCGGACTAACGAAGGAGCCAATGCGCTTACTTCCCCATCCACGATTTTTTCAACCCAAGACCTACAGTTGCAGCTGTCTTTAAGATTAGCTGGGCCGCGAggcccctccctggggaaggaaCAGCAAGAAGAGCTGACCAAAGAAGTGCTGCAGGCTCTGGTGAGCAGAAGTGGCACTGGCAG GTGCTATTTCCACGGCCCCTCGATGAACGAGAGCCTGGTGTTCACTGTGCACATATGGAAGCCCCCTGGTTGCCAAGGGCCTCCAGCTGGTATGCTGCACAGGACTTTGACCCTGGCTCTCCAGAAGCAGCTTCTAAAAGTGTCTTACGGAGGAGTCAGCTACACCATAGAACATAG GTTGCTGGCTACCTCGGACACTCATCGTCCCATGGTCCCTGTTGGTCTGTTCATGGGACTTTGCCTAGTGCTTATTCTGGTGGGCACACTGGGAACTGTAGCCTATCAGAAGCGAGCTACCCTTCAGGTTGGACCATCTGTTCCTTACAACTTACCAGTGTGTCAAGGCACAAGGGACCCGACTGGAGGAATAAGGGAAGTATGA
- the C14H14orf119 gene encoding uncharacterized protein C14orf119 homolog — protein sequence MPLESSPWMPQPLPSVPDNIINCSPPPMSYITSQEMKCVLRWFASWSGPQRERFLQDLVAKAVPGKLQPLLDGLEQLSMSGANRPPCIFECQLRLWDQWFRGWAEEERNEFVRQLEVSEPDFVAKFYQAVAATAGKD from the coding sequence ATGCCGCTGGAGTCGTCACCTTGGATGCCACAGCCCTTACCCTCGGTGCCAGACAACATCATTAACTGTTCCCCTCCCCCGATGTCTTACATCACATCCCAGGAGATGAAGTGTGTTCTGCGCTGGTTTGCAAGTTGGTCAGGTCCCCAGCGTGAACGTTTCCTACAGGACCTAGTAGCTAAGGCAGTGCCAGGAAAATTACAGCCACTACTAGATGGGCTGGAGCAGCTTAGTATGTCTGGGGCAAACCGACCCCCCTGTATCTTTGAGTGCCAGCTGCGACTCTGGGATCAGTGGTTTCGAGGTTGGGCCGAAGAGGAGCGCAATGAATTTGTCAGGCAGCTGGAGGTGAGTGAGCCGGACTTCGTGGCAAAATTTTACCAAGCAGTGGCTGCTACTGCTGGCAAGGACTAA